The genomic window TATCTTTTTAGCAGCAAGTTGTTGACTACTTGCTTTAAAGGCAAgtggggaaaggcagaaataaacTACATGGTACTGTCTGTAATTGTCAAACACAACATAGTGAGTTTTGGTTCAACAGATATATTTGTGTTGCAAGAACACAAATCTACATGTTCTTGTCCAACTCAGTACTCTTCATGGGTTTTTTCTACAGGTTGTGAGTAGTTTACCCACCTGAAAAATCTCATCCTTTTGAGACTCAAAAGAATGGAGTTTCAGCTTTAAGTTTCGAAGATCCCATAGAGCCACCGTCTGGGAGACACAAGTAACAAGAAATTGGTTATACTATAATGGCCTTCATCTGCACTGCTTGGGAATGTAAAATATACACAAGTAAAAACCTTGTCAGCAGAGCCAGTTGCCAGAATGAACTCGCTGTAAGGATTGAAGGACAGACAGTTGACCTCGGCTGTGTGAGCATCTACTGAGTGACTCGGCTTGGACGTGGCATTAGATCTTGTGTCCCAACTGTGGCAGTGAAGGGTTTGGGGAAGGGGTCAGGGGCAgggaggaaagagggagagcaAACAAACTTCAGTTTTTACAGGAGGTTCTTTTTCACGATAGCTTTTATTACTAAACCCAACTCTGAAGCTACAGTTTTCATTCCAAAACCTTCAGTATTTTGTCTGTTGTACAAGAACAGCTTGCACCAGGAAGCTGACATACATATTAGTTACATCTTCTTTTCAAGTGATGGGAACACATTAAATGGCATGTAGATTTAAGTGATTCTGCACCATCACTGTAGCTGATTGCCATAAAGAGCTACATGAAATCATGTCAAAATTCAGACTTTGTTTTTTATCCAAGTGCTGTGGACTAGGTCCACTGGCAGCACACAGCATGCACTACCCAGAAACCTCCTAACTTACATCATAAGCTTCTGATCATCCGCCACGGATCCAAACAGAGACTCATGGAGCAGGTGCCATGCCACGTCTTCCACTACTGCAGAGTGCCCGGTAAAGATGGCTTTTGCCTCAACAATCTTGCCTTCTTTGGGTCCAGCACTTATATCCCATAAACACACCATCTGTAAATAAGCCACATTCTACTGAAATGCAGACTCTGATTGTACtatctttcaaataaataatcaaTCACACTCGACAGAGACGACACTCCTGAAGCAGttctctgcttttgaaaaagaaCACTTAGTATGCCACAAATGAGAGCTAAGTTATCAATCAGTTTTCTGCAAGTTCAAGGCCCAAGGATTATTTAGAAGGCCACAAAAGCAATTTACACTTTTAAAGTCCACAAAGAAATGTATAAGCTATTAGTTCAACTGATCTTTGAGAGTCTTATTAAATTATGGTCTTGACCCAAGCCAGTTTAAAGGGTTTCTTCCAGCAGTAAactataaaaatattcttacaTCAAGAACCTTAAAAAGAACTCGTTGTTGATTACAGCCTAAAGCCAACTGACAGCCCTTAGAAATGTAATTACAATATGTGAGAGCTTCCCCACATAACAATACACAGCTGCACTAGGACAGGTTTTCTCCAATTTTCTACTACAGCATAAATTAGGaggagttgggttttttaagtagGGGAAAAGATGTGGTTTTTACATGATCATCTGATGCACTGAGAAGATGTCCACTCAAATTTGAGTTCCATGATAAGCCATAGCCTTCCTTCTGGTGTCCTCTTAATCTAAGGTCAGGATTACACTCTCCACTCGGgtctgaaagacagaaaattccTTCCCTTTAGCGTCTCCTTGCACATCAATCCATAGGAGCATCATTACCACCCAAGAACTTTGCTTCTGTTGCAGTAATTGTATTTTATACATGAACCTCTCCAGAGAGTGCTGCTTCTATCAAGATTCTCTTACAAAAGTGAGCATAACCAGGCAGTTGAAGTCCCTGAAGATATGGGCCTCCTCCTTTGGATTCCAGAGCCCAGCAACTCTCTCCCCATCACAGTCAAACACAAGTTTACCCTTCGATGACAAGAGGCATTTTGCTCAGCTCCAAGGAGTCTGACCCACCTGGTTTCGAAGGATGTTTAGTGTAGTCAAACACCAGCACATCAGCAGAGGGTGTTTTTGTTGCAATGATGCAGGGGTTCTGCGGCATGTATCGGGCACGGTTCACTTCACCCTCATGGTTAATTTTAATCTCCATCTCAATTTTGCCAGTCACAGATCCAAAGCCACCAAATTCTACAGTTGtcagaaaaatttcagtttatCACACCAATTATTTTAGACTACTGAAACAGCATCTTCCCTACTCCAAGATACAGTGGTAGCACCTCATTAAACACAAGCAAAGACTAGGAAAGACTCACACCATGCAACACAATAGCATTAACACTTTTGATATTTGGAATCCTCTTTCAGACCTTCAGTCTTTATTTGAGGTAGATGTATACCTGTTTTCACGACAACTGAGAGAGCTGGTAGAAAGCCTAGTAGGGATTATATACCATAATGTTACCTAagctcttctgaaaaaaagtttCCTCTTTTTAGTAATCTAGAATTAGTGTAGACTCGTAAGTATATGTCCACTTTAGTATTTAACAGCAAGTTAGAACACCATTATCAGAACAAGTGAAAGCAGCAATGATACTGCTCAATCAGAACCTAAGAATGCTGCATGCCCACCTCCTTTCTCACTGTCATACTGCAAAGCACCAAACTGATCATTGCTGGGAATCTGGACTCCGGCAACAACCAGGTGGTTCTGTTCATCAGACGTGTGTGTTCCCAAAACCAGCCAGTGCAGAGCATAATCCTTTCCTTCTGGCCTGTTTAGAATAATAAATGTTGGAATAAAAGTATGTGCTCAGTTCCAGAAGTTCCATAGCTTGCATTAACAACCCTCAAGATCCAAACCTCTTCAGGGAACTAGAAAAGAGAGACTCTGTAAGAGATCCTCCCCTTTGTTGCAAAGACTTGTGCAATAAAGCAAACTGGACTCTGCCATGAGCAAGCCAAAGAGACAACCAGCAAGGCTCGAGTGACAACACAAGCCAGTGAACATAGCCACTGTGGCTTGAAAGGGACAGTTACAGTTTGCACAGCAGTTAGAGGTGACACCAATACCTACTTCTGTCTAATTTCCCTGGAGTCTCACAGTATTGATTTAGGAAACAAGCAATAATCCTTTCCATAAAACATAAATCCTGAGGGGGCAAGTGGCAACCTGTTTTAGTTACTTCTCCTAGAAGCTTTTACCAGTTACCTTAACTAGAATCAAATTTCTCTTCTGGTGGTTGAATGTAACATTTAGTTAAAAGTGAACAGCTGGATGGATGGTGCCATTTATCTCTGAAAGGACAAATTTGAGCAGTCAAAACCAAGCAACCTTTGCATTCTTGAATGCAACAAATTAATTATGTTGCCTGAATCCAAGCAATCCGGAATCATTtggataatcacaaacaaccaGAGGTATTACTACACCACTTCCAAGtgtaaagggggaaaaaaaaatacaaaaccaaacaagaaacaCACAATGCACATGCACTTACTTGCATCAGGAACAGGTGTCCCATCATGTCAGGTGCCATACAAAGAGGCAGTCCTTGCCTTAAATGGCTTACATATTTTGACACTGGATAATTGGAAACACCAGTTTTTAAACTGAATATTAAGTCAATCTGCAAAATACGAGGCAAGCAGAAGTGTTCCTCATAAGGGCTCCACACCCTCAAGTCCCCACTTCATTTTCTCCATGCCATGACTGGTTAGCTCACATCTCTCAACATCATCCCCAAACATTCTGGTACACCAAATGAAGTCATCACCTAACCAACACATATGTTACAATCCCATATGTGAAAAGGAACTTTACAGAAGAAAGAGACCATCCTCTGATAATTGCATGAAGCTTACAcataagttttttttaaaatctaccTAAATCCATGTTACATCACTACCTCAGTGGAGCCCCGAGTGGTTACTGCAACAATTTAAGTTCTGTAGTAGCTGGCACATGAAGAGATTCTATCCCCACCTTCATGattctttaagaaaaagaaactcaGCCCACAATTTTTtcagggagatggggaagaaTGGGAAATTTAAATATGTGAAGTCAACAATGAACCAGGGACAAAACCAGAATGTGAAGAACCAGTTTTAGAATGTTCTCTTAAGTAAGCCCAGACTTAAAAGATATCAGGCATATACTACAGATCCTATAGCTTGGACAGAACAGTATATATAGTGCACGAGAGGAAAAACAGTCTTTAAGAATGAGCTAATTTAGTAGATAGATTTCTCAATCAGAATTAACTACAAATGAGCACTAGATCtcttatttagaaataaattgaGAAAGACTTCTGTGTTCACGCCTCACAACACCTTCTGATAGGCTAATCTAGACTTCTGTGAAGTATCAACTTGTGACCTTTTTCCTCGATGCTTCTGCACACCCGCGGGGTTTTTAAAGCTGTAAGCAAAATAAAGGGCTACAAGCTCACAAAGAGAAGTTTAACGCAAATTATTCTCGTCTTGCGTGGTTTTTATCCCCAAGTTACTCAGCACACCAGGTTAATAGAAAAGAAGCCTTCCCGGTGCCTTCTCGGCCTCTCTGCCCGTCTCTCACCTGGTCACATCAGGCAGCCACTGCACCGTGAGGCTGGGCCACTCCAGGGCGTGTGTCATCACCAGGTCGTACAAGAAGGGGGTGTTCCTCTTCCAGATCTTGTACTCCTCGCTGATGACACGCTCCTCCACCGTGTCCTCCAGCACTGCAGTAAGGGAAGGCATGAACAGAGCGTGGAGGGGGGTGAAAGGGGGCGCAGCCCCGGCCGGGGCTCTACCGGGACGGGGCAGGAGCGGGGGTCCCGCAGGGCCCTCGGGGGCGGCCGGCGGGACGAAAACTGCAGccgctccagccccgctcccagctCCCGCGGAAGCTCCTCGGGGAGGAATCCCggagcgccccagctccgcTGCGCCATCCCGGGCACACGCACCCTCACACCCCAGCGCCCGGCCGGGGAGAGCGGAGCGGGGGCTCCTACCGTCCTTGCTCGCCATGGCGGGCGAGACACGGCGCCGGGAGGGAGCCGAGGAGAAGGCGGCAGCGAGCGGAGAGGGCGGGAAGAAGCGGAGGAGGcgggaaaggagggagggagcgcGCACAGGAGCCACTGGAAAGGCGGGAGAGAGCCTCCGGTGGCGCGGGGAGACCCCGGCTCGGaggacccccagccccaaaagggctggggctggggcggggCGGGCGAGGGGAAGGCCAGGAGGGGCCAGGGGAAGGCGAGGAGGGGCCAGGGGAAGGCGAGGAGGGGCCGAGGGAGGGCGAGGAGGGGCCGAGGGAGGGCGAGGAGGGGCCGGGGGAAGGCGAGGAGGGGCCGGGGGAAGGCGAGGAGGGGCCGGGGGAAGGCGAGGAGGGGCCGGGGGAAGGCGAAGGCGGCTGGGCCGCGCTGTGGCCACGAGGTGGGGCTATAGGTAAAGCAGCGCCGCAGAGGACGCCTCTATCGATATGTCTTGTCTAATGAGCCCTAAATCACAATAAAAACTTGGTATTAATCCCCCTTCGCAACTAGAAATGATAGAATCATTGAATCgtagagtggtttgggttggaagggaccttaaagatcagctCATTCCAACTCCCTTgttgggcagggacgccttccactagaccaggtaaGTAAATCTCTAAGTAAAAATGGTTACAGTGGCCACAGCTGAATAGTTACTGTTTTTTCAGCAATGGTGCTGAACCTTTTGTAATTTTCTAGAAGAAATGTATGTTTGAACTATTTTTTAGCTGCAGTTTTAGCATAGAAGGCACTGAACTGCATTACTGAACTGTCACACACACAGGATCAGTCAGTGTTCCCAGAGACTTAAATTCTATTGCTCTCTAATGGGGTCAGTGGTAGCGTCTCATACTCTGGCAAGTGACATGGCTTTGTTTGAGCAGCCACGTACAAATCAAACATCCGGCCCTACCACCCTCCAAATCAAACATACAGCCTTACCACCATGTCTGCCCAGCCTTGCTGATCTCTCCTTTCACCTGCCAGTAGACGAAAgattgttcaaggccagctggatggagctctgagcaacctggtctagtggaaggtgtccctgcccatggaaggggtaTTGTAACTACacgatctttaaggtcccttccaactcaaaccattctatgattctgtgatttaatttAACTGCTTTCAATTCAGCTTAAATGAACAGAGCTTGCCTTAACCAGGGTAGATCTTTCTGGCAGCTAATAACACTTTCCAGCACAATAATGGAAATAGAGGCAGTTAAGAATCAGGTTAGATTCTCCCAAATGCCCCTGAAGATTCAAAGGAACTTTTGGTCTCCAAATAGCATGTGTTTTCTTGCCATGTTGTGACTTACAGTCTTAAGATGAATTCTTGCTTCAGAGTTAAACTCACAGAGATGAATCCTGTATCAGTGAGGCTCACATGCTTGGAGTTccagaagggaaggaaatcaACTCTGAAGTGGAGCTCACTGTGCTCAGCTAGAGATGGTCGCAGGAGAGAGAAACAGCCAAATAATAGCTGGCATTTAACTTTAATTTCCCCTCTGTGAGGACACTCTTCATGGACTGAACCTTCTAGGGTCTGGACACCAGTTTTTCAAACAAGGAATCTAGTTATGGAAAATGTTTATGTCTAGCAAAGGCAGGAGACTCCAAGGCTGGTAACAGCAGCCAAAGGTTGTAGCATGGGAATCAGGGAAAAAGACTGAGGAAGGCAGCCAGCTCCTCTAACTGGAAGCTTTCCCTAATAAACCACTGCTTTTCTGACCAGAGtgttaaaaagcagaaatctttTGGTGAAGTTAAATGAGTATATATTCATCTTCTCCTTAATCCGCACAAATTGGATTTATACCTATGCATGCCTTACTTACTCGAAATGAGAATCCTGTTAAATTGCATGGAAGCTGTACAGTAGCAGGCTCCATAGGAGTGCATGAGTTAACACAGACACAGGGCCTTGTCCTACCAGATGTGGCACCAGCTTCCCTTTGGCACTGCTTATTCAGTGCTTTGGTGGTGGCTGCCAAGTATGTGTCTACTCCTACGAGGTGCTGAGGCCTTcctaaaatgttttcagagtGAAGACTGAACCTTTCAGAGCCTGTGTGTTGTTACAGAGCGTTGGTCACTTAAACCTCAGATAATGGATAAAGGAAATCTCTGTCAGGCTTCCTGGCTTTAAGTGACCTCTGTTAGCTCTCACTGAGGGGTGATTACATGGCCCCTTGAAAGATGAAGTGTGTATGAGCATTTGGGTAGGATGCTCTTTGTGATTGTGCTACAAACAGCAGTATTTGTGGCCACTGCTTACCTGGAAAGTGATAGGGAAAATGTGAATTAGTTTTGAAAAGTTATGGACAAAATTGTTCTTCAGTGATGTCTTGTAGGGCTTGGATAAACTATAAGTGAAGAATTGCTCCCCAACCCTCCACAAATTTTTGCTGACTCTGTTTAGGATCTGGAAATCAAGTTGGATTGTAATACGTTCCAGAACTAGTACTAGCTTTGGTGAACAAAGCCCGTCATGTCTAGATGTCAAAATAGTTAGTAAGGGACCAGCACAGTTCTCCTTGTTAACAATTACACTTGCACACAaccaaattttcttttcatttaaatctgTGCACCAAAAATCCTGTTATTAAGTGCTCTTCTCCCATTGAGATTATCATGGAAGAGACAATTTATAACACTACATCTATCAAAGACAGCACATCATCGACTCTTATGTTGCTTATTTGCAATTCATTGGCATGGTCATATCTGTGACCACACATCTAAAATGTATCCTTTGATTCCCACACTTTGTAAGGAAAGCAATTACCCAAGGCTGTTGTTCATCATTTGCAGTATGTGTAAAATGTACCATAAATGAGTTCTGAAGTGAAAGAGTGACTTGAATCataagctttatttttattaagctATATTTCTTTCAAACCTAAGCATGAAATACTGCATCTTCATTTCAGTAAAAACCCACCATCTCCTGCATCCTCAATTGTATGTGCTGCATCATGCTTCAAATTGCAGgtatatttatgaaaaattataTGCACTTGTTAATTTTAGATTGAAGACATGTATGCTGATTTATTATTCTGCAAAGAATTAGCTGGCTTGCTGTTGCTTCTTTCTCTTATACATTATGCAGAGGTGATGGATGTTCTTAGCATAACTCAGCAAGTAGATGCAGGTATTACTGTGAACGACCATCTGAGTCAGAAAATTGTGTAAGGTAAAACAAGCACAAAACCTCAAAATTGTCCACTGGAAAAGTAAAATGGCAGCCTCAACAGTTACTATTCTGTAACATATTTGCTGTCATTGCATAGTCTCAGTAGCCTGTTTGGAATAAAGTATCATTTTCTTCAAACATGTAGATAAGAAAAGCACACTTCATTTTAATTGGTGCAAGCAttcctgttggggaagatgaaacaggaaagccttataaatatgattgcctgacaaaagattttgagaatatgaaaactataagcgacatcgaaatgaaagccaccttttgagataccaagtcttagttactgaacaactggaaaacaatggtatggccgactgaaggtaatcccctcttgatggaacaataccctctgcttgcaggcaggtccaagggtcagagcagatcctactagctcagcagaaggggtccaaagagtagtttttagaagttaagatgtaacactctatggtaatataagaactcttataggctgtatgtaaatgctataggatttgtatcttgtattagattggttagtgacaattagaatattcagtacagaagatgatttattgtattgtaaccaggacttcagacactcttaCTACACTCTCTCTCACTtattcttcactctcattcctctctctctctctctctttacttacccgcttactctcttgctctcctgggcctgctccgagctgagtctggcagctctaagcagtgcccctgtacccacgccctttgcaataaaccgcatgttccaagatctgacttcagagatctctcgtctccatccatCCCGACCGTCCGACCCACACCCACCCAAGCTCCCGCACATTCCCTCAGAGTTTCTTGAAATGTGACCATGTTTATTTTCTCCACTGCTcatccaatattttttttaaatttacccAGCAATTATTATCTCCCCTGTATCAATCACGCCTAACCAATACCCTGCTGTCACAAAAAATCTTGAGCTGCAGCCGTGTCTTGGACATGTTCTCTGTGACTTGCAGGTTGGGATTTGTCTAATGACAGCACATCTTCGATAGTTCACTTCTAAACAGCCATGGCTGTGTTTTATCCTGATGTGCAACATCTGTGTGCTGCACAGCCATGTACAAATGgcagcttttgctttgcatTGAATAAAGTGCATTTATGGGAGTGTCAGTTCTTAGGGGAAAGAATGACTCACTGGGATTATATCCAGCATTGTAGACAAATACTCCTCTTGCACCTTCTAGATGGCATTGTTCCCACTATTGGGATGCTGTACTGGGAACTCATGAGCTGCAGGGTTGGGATAACTAGCACTGTTTGTCACACTTTCAGCTAACTGCTGTAGATTGTATTGAAATTCAGGCCACAAATGAGAGGAAAGAGGCAGTCTTGTGGATTCCCTCAGCATTCAGGAATATACAGTGTTTTACCTTTGAAGTAGAGTATGTTTATTCTGTAAGGTACAAACCAAACTTGTTCTTATATAACAAGTCCCTCCTTCACCTCCCAAAGTAGCACTGCACTGAGCTAAGACTAATTCAACTGTGCTGaacacttttttgttgtttgcatgGACATGGCAATATTCCCTCAACAACTAGGCTTGCTGGGctatttctgtgctctgtgataTTTGTTTAGCATTTTGtatgttttggggggttttttaaataattccatgTAGAATAGCAGGTAAAGTATTTGAGAAATAGATATCAACATTTACATAACTGGCTTGgtacatttttattaattttgcacAGAGTACTGGAACTGGCTGAATTACAAAAGAG from Corvus hawaiiensis isolate bCorHaw1 chromosome 2, bCorHaw1.pri.cur, whole genome shotgun sequence includes these protein-coding regions:
- the RBBP7 gene encoding histone-binding protein RBBP7 isoform X1; this encodes MASKDGRSPRSALPGRALGCEVLEDTVEERVISEEYKIWKRNTPFLYDLVMTHALEWPSLTVQWLPDVTRPEGKDYALHWLVLGTHTSDEQNHLVVAGVQIPSNDQFGALQYDSEKGEFGGFGSVTGKIEMEIKINHEGEVNRARYMPQNPCIIATKTPSADVLVFDYTKHPSKPDPSGECNPDLRLRGHQKEGYGLSWNSNLSGHLLSASDDHMVCLWDISAGPKEGKIVEAKAIFTGHSAVVEDVAWHLLHESLFGSVADDQKLMIWDTRSNATSKPSHSVDAHTAEVNCLSFNPYSEFILATGSADKTVALWDLRNLKLKLHSFESQKDEIFQVHWSPHNETILASSGTDRRLNVWDLSKIGEEQSAEDAEDGPPELLFIHGGHTAKISDFSWNPNEPWVICSVSEDNIMQIWQMAENIYNDEEPDITAAELEAQGM
- the RBBP7 gene encoding histone-binding protein RBBP7 isoform X2, which gives rise to MASKDVLEDTVEERVISEEYKIWKRNTPFLYDLVMTHALEWPSLTVQWLPDVTRPEGKDYALHWLVLGTHTSDEQNHLVVAGVQIPSNDQFGALQYDSEKGEFGGFGSVTGKIEMEIKINHEGEVNRARYMPQNPCIIATKTPSADVLVFDYTKHPSKPDPSGECNPDLRLRGHQKEGYGLSWNSNLSGHLLSASDDHMVCLWDISAGPKEGKIVEAKAIFTGHSAVVEDVAWHLLHESLFGSVADDQKLMIWDTRSNATSKPSHSVDAHTAEVNCLSFNPYSEFILATGSADKTVALWDLRNLKLKLHSFESQKDEIFQVHWSPHNETILASSGTDRRLNVWDLSKIGEEQSAEDAEDGPPELLFIHGGHTAKISDFSWNPNEPWVICSVSEDNIMQIWQMAENIYNDEEPDITAAELEAQGM